The segment CTGTACTCCTTGAGCACGCCTATCGGGCCGAAGCCTGCTATGGGTTTACCCGGCCAGTAACATGCCCACCCTACGATTTTACCATCTTTAACGGCCACGATGTGGCGGCCTTCTCTTCCGAAGTCTCTCTCCCACCCCCTAGGGAACCACTGTATCATGTCTAGCTTTTCGGCGAACTCCCGCATCATCCCGATCATCTCAGGCCTATACGTCGTTATCTCGATCCCCATCTCCCTAGTCCTCGCGACGGCTCTCCGCTGGTATTCGCTAGGCTCGAAGTCCACGAGGTCCGCGGCTACGTCGTCAAGCTTATCGACCCTATCAAACCCGTTCCTATCGAAGAAGCTCAGGAGCTTATCGTACCTCACGTCTACTCCCGGGAAGAAGTAGCGCCCCGTGTACTCCACGACCTTGACGACGCGTTTACCCCTAGACCTTAGACGCTCGAAAACCTCGTCGAGTAGCCTCTCCCCGACGCCGCTCTCCCAGTAACCGTTTAGGAGGTAGAACCCCTTGATGTACCCGTCGTAAGCCTCCTCCGGCCTACCTCTACCGTCTCTACCCAAAACGCCTTCTCTGGCTACGGCGGCTATGAAGCCCACGACCCTTCCATCGTCAAGAGCCACCAAGTTAAGCTCTCTCTCGTAGTTCGGGTCCTCTAAAACCACCCGTTTAAACCGTTCTTCGCTAACCCTATCGTATACAAGAACCCTGTTCCAGCCTTCGACAACCTCTGAGAGGTCGTCGCGTTCGAAAGGGCGGATCCTGAACATCATGAACTTATCTTAAACAGAATGATGGTATAAAAATTGCTGGGTTGTAAGAGCCATACCGCTTGCTGAAAAACCGATATAGAGAGGGATCCTTACGGTAGGTTTAGGTCTATTCTACCCGCTGCGCCCCATAGCCTCGTGACTATGAGGTCTAATCCCTCAGGTTTTCTCTCAGAGAGCCAGAGCTCGGAGTATATCCGGGCTAGGGCTATGTAGTCTGAGACCGTAGCCTTCCCTTCTATCCTCTTAAGCCCCGTCTCAAGGCATCTCCTTACGAACTCGAGGTCTTTAGGCAGTGTGACATCTTTCAGCTCCTCCAGTATACGCCTCCATTCCCTAGCTATCCTATCGACCTGCTCTTTACTCATCCTCTTGAAGCGGCTGGTATCGTAGAGCACGTGTTTAAGCGTATCTGCTACCACGGGTTTTCCGAAGAGAATCCTCGCCTTGAACACAGGTTCAGGCTCCCCGGTCAAAGCCATCCACTTCTCCTCCCATTTTCCTTCGCCCTCGGCTATCTCCATAGACGCTAGTATGAGAGGGTCTAAGAGTGAGAATAGGCATTCTTCCCCGTCGTCTCCCCACGCGGTAACCATGAACCCTAGGATCCCCTCTTCTCTAGCGGCCCTGAGGAAGTTTCTGAGGTTTGTAAGAGCCACCTCGAAGTTCGGGTAGTATCTAAGCCAGTTTGAGAGACCCGGGCAGGCAAGCTGCTCGAGACCTCTGCTCTTGAATATGTTTATCTTCTCCTTGAAGTGCTCCAACGGCTCTGGGCTGTAATCCCAGTTGGCTATGATGCTCTTCTTCCATATGTCGCTTTCAAGCACCTCCGCCCACTTCTCCTTCGACCCCCTAGCCCCGGCTAGGTACATGCCGGATATCATGTCCCCCCAGAGTATAGGGGTTTTACCCTTGCTCCTCGCGATCTC is part of the Candidatus Bathyarchaeota archaeon genome and harbors:
- a CDS encoding beta-N-acetylhexosaminidase, whose protein sequence is MAGEKVYIVPEPKRLEFTGRWFEFDGFKNFPEFLATEFKIPKGSWSVVKTEGEGTGLRVKDGAVEIWGDEKVCYASIIQLVRQGGGKLPEVTVEEEFSFRFRGFHLDIARGGVPKVETLKAILRWLYLLKYNYFAIYVEDLFPWKTYPQIGVLRGRLTEEEWTSVVEYGGKLGVDVFPSLELCGHMEHILSLPEFWRFSEWHRPMEGCLDVSDEEAREFAYRLLQDALELTCSEYIHIGGDETWALGRGKSLNKTWSFEGPSLYEMHHRRLVEIARSKGKTPILWGDMISGMYLAGARGSKEKWAEVLESDIWKKSIIANWDYSPEPLEHFKEKINIFKSRGLEQLACPGLSNWLRYYPNFEVALTNLRNFLRAAREEGILGFMVTAWGDDGEECLFSLLDPLILASMEIAEGEGKWEEKWMALTGEPEPVFKARILFGKPVVADTLKHVLYDTSRFKRMSKEQVDRIAREWRRILEELKDVTLPKDLEFVRRCLETGLKRIEGKATVSDYIALARIYSELWLSERKPEGLDLIVTRLWGAAGRIDLNLP
- a CDS encoding GNAT family N-acetyltransferase, translated to MFRIRPFERDDLSEVVEGWNRVLVYDRVSEERFKRVVLEDPNYERELNLVALDDGRVVGFIAAVAREGVLGRDGRGRPEEAYDGYIKGFYLLNGYWESGVGERLLDEVFERLRSRGKRVVKVVEYTGRYFFPGVDVRYDKLLSFFDRNGFDRVDKLDDVAADLVDFEPSEYQRRAVARTREMGIEITTYRPEMIGMMREFAEKLDMIQWFPRGWERDFGREGRHIVAVKDGKIVGWACYWPGKPIAGFGPIGVLKEYRGRGIGTSLLLEAMLRLKEYGASKVVAGWAATGFYLKSGWKIYRQYIVFKKEI